A window of the Branchiostoma lanceolatum isolate klBraLanc5 chromosome 13, klBraLanc5.hap2, whole genome shotgun sequence genome harbors these coding sequences:
- the LOC136447889 gene encoding serine protease FAM111A-like — protein MEDTQQPVDHNLGEMEWQEEEEQLKFSQESSEGASDESTEQVAGAAWAGQLKDQDLVSVRKLLKDIARSAAEGATDIRWHGHNRHNMDLLKSLFDTCYKISKDIERLYKDIAAVIAQEEGTDTGSAQGNYNPAAPISCQKFGPITILLLHKLLVAAKSVGIIFVERESDHRLIVIPFGTCFRLGTKYVMTCKHVVDQMHEYISENPGDVRVEFNFCKDFSSTFEQRRFLITKRVPCFSDTNDLDYCVLEFSIRDSQTAEVQTELPALGHLVCDVEHSDTISLVGHPGGDHKAMDPNCPYPHPEVGVYLKLNPQPKGDFSQLNDPGRVTYSSVMGPGSSGAPGFDKGGNLVVMHARGYRPHDQNMEQGVKMTAIRDDLRNNHPDLCEELFPTTQSTSTETTT, from the exons ATGGAAGACACTCAGCAGCCAGTGGACCACAATCTGGGGGAGATGGAATGGCAAGAGGAGGAAGAGCAGCTTAAGTTCAGCCAGGAATCCTCTGAG GGTGCTTCAGATGAGAGCACTGAACAAGTGGCTGGTGCAGCGTGGGCTGGACAGCTGAAGGATCAGGATCTTGTGTCAGTGCGCAAGCTGCTGAAGGACATAGCACGCAGTGCTGCTGAAGGTGCAACTGACATAAGGTGGCATGGACACAATAGACACAACATGGATCTTCTTAAGTCATTGTTTGATACATGTTACAAAATAAGCAAAGACATTGAGAGGCTGTATAAGGACATTGCTGCAGTCATAGCACAGGAAGAGGGTACTGACACAGGGTCTGCTCAGGGTAATTATAATCCAGCTGCACCAATCAGCTGCCAAAAATTTGGTCCAATCACAATTCTTCTCCTGCACAAACTTCTGGTAGCTGCAAAGTCAGTTGGGATCATTTTTGTGGAGAGAGAATCTGATCATCGCCTTATAGTTATACCCTTTGGGACATGCTTCAGGCTTGGCACAAAGTATGTGATGACCTGTAAACATGTTGTTGACCAAATGCATGAATACATATCAGAAAATCCAGGGGATGTCAGGGTGGAGTTCAATTTCTGTAAGGACTTTTCAAGTACCTTTGAGCAGAGAAGGTTCCTGATTACAAAACGGGTTCCCTGTTTCAGTGATACCAATGACCTTGACTACTGTGTACTCGAATTCTCAATCCGTGATAGCCAAACTGCAGAAGTTCAGACAGAGCTGCCGGCACTTGGTCACCTGGTTTGTGATGTGGAGCATTCAGACACTATCAGTTTGGTTGGCCATCCTGGTGGTGATCACAAAGCCATGGATCCCAACTGCCCTTATCCACACCCAGAGGTAGGGGTGTATTTGAAACTCAACCCTCAGCCTAAGGGGGACTTCTCCCAGCTGAATGACCCAGGTAGGGTAACCTACTCTTCTGTCATGGGGCCTGGGTCCTCTGGGGCCCCTGGGTTTGACAAGGGGGGAAACCTTGTGGTCATGCATGCTCGCGGCTACCGGCCACACGATCAAAATATGGAACAGGGAGTGAAGATGACGGCTATCAGGGATGATCTGAGGAACAATCACCCAGATCTGTGTGAAGAGTTGTTTCCTACAACTCAGAGCACATCCACTGAAACAACAACTTGA